DNA sequence from the Parachlamydia acanthamoebae genome:
GAAAGAATGGCCCAAAATGCACCCGGGAAAAATTGGCTTTTCTTTGGAGAATGGCATAGAGCCCATAACTTTTTCTATGAAGGTTATTGGAGAGACTTGGAAGCAAAAGGAAACTTACGTTTAGATGCTGCTTTTTCACGTGACCAAGAACAAAAGATATATGTTCAGCATCTTTTGCTTGAAAAAGGCGCCGAGGTCTTCGAATGGCTCCAAAATGGAGCAACTCTTTTTGTTTGTGGCGACGCGCATCAAATGGCAAAAGACGTAGAAAAAACACTTAAACAAATTGTGAGTACACACGGAAAGCTAGATGAAGCAGAGACTGAAAAATACCTTAAAACACTGAAAAGTGAAAAAAGGTATTTGCGGGATGTTTACTAAAAAGCAATAAGTATAAAGGTTCAAATAACCCAACCAAAATTGACTGCAGAGATACCAAACAATCGATCATCATAGAGTTATTTTGATTGCATGGTCGAAAATGAATGCCTGATAGAAAAATTAACCTTCTATCAGCCATTCTTTGAAATTTACATTTGAGCGGTTCATGCAATAGGGGCGCCTGTAGGATCTGGGTGATGAAAATGTAAGCCATCCAATAAAGAGAAATTTGCTTCTTGAACATTAGAAGTCGACAATTCGTTCCAGCAGAACTCTCCAATTTTAGGAATGTCTGTCGTACGCTTTACTTTTTTTAAGTTTTTTGGTTAGAAGATAAAAAACTTTACCTTGAAAAGAAAATACATATAAATAGTGGAATTTTTAGTCGCTATCTCCGCCATCTCCGCCATTTCCCCCTTGTCCAAAATCGCTACCACCACCATTTCCTCCATGACCGCCATCCTGACCAGATTCACCTTTCTGTCCGAGATCTCCATCCTCACCCTTTTTATTCCCATAGCCATAAGAACCATGTTTTCCATCTTTGGCTCGAAAAGCACTAGAGCTATTGGTTTCAGCTAATAGCATCGAGGAAATCAATGTCAATCCAAGCAATATCACGATAAAATTATTTTTCATTTAGAATCCTCCATTGAATTGCGCCTTGAATATTTAGCTGATACTTTAGAAAGCAGAGAAATGGCTTAACATCGTATGAAGCAGGGAATTTTGGCAGACCTTGATATAGCTCAAGTGAGTTATATCGATTAAATGTCTTCCTCGGTCGTTAAGATGGCAAAGCACTGAACACCATCTCCACATCCAAAATCAGTTAATCCTTCCCCAGAAGTTGCCGTAATGCCCACTTCTTCTACACTCAATCCCATCACCTGTGCGATCTTCTCACGCATTTGAAGAATTTTGTCTTTAAACTTAGGCTTTTTCCCTTCCAATGAAATCGCTACATGCACAATTTTTTGTTTCCCTAAAGTTTTTAAGGCTTCTTTTAGATAAACTTCGCTATCTGTAATTCCATCGTTTAAGCATAGATCGTCGGCAATCCCCCCCAGAATAAGAACACCGGACAGCGAAGTGATCGCATTGCAAATGGCATGATACACAACATCTCCATCAGAATTTGCATTAAATCCTGGGGTATCATCAAAAATCACCCCTGCAATAATGCAAAGCTTAGATGAATCGGGTTGCAAAAAGCGATGGCTGTCTTGTCCTAGTCCCGTTCTAATTTTTTTAGACATACGAAGGTCTCCTGCTAAAAATCCATAAATCAGCAGCCATATTGCAGAAAAACCTTTTTATAAAAAAGAAAAAATTGTTCTTTCAAATTTGATAAAAATGAATTCATACAGAACCTTTATTATGGAAAAGAATTAAGAAATCAAATTACTTCTACCTTTTAGTATAGCTTGGACCCCATTATTACACGTTATTTCAGCTTTTATATTGAATTTAAATACTCAGACTGTTAAGAAGGGGTTGTCTTCATCCATATAATTAAAAACGATTCTTATCCCTCTAAAAGCGACTTGTGAGTCTCATGGAAATACTCAAAATTAAAGGCGGCGCACGTTTAAACGGAACTGTTAAAGCTGCTGGTGCAAAAAATGCAATGACAAAGCTGCTTGTTGCGTCTTTGCTCTCTGATAAAAAATGCACGTTTTACAATGTTCCTAATATTGGAGATGTGGAGGTCACGGTCTCTCTATGCCAAGAAATCGGCATGAAGGTCAATTGGGACCGAGAAGCAGGCTGCATGGAAGTCGTCACACCAGAACTTAAAACCGCCTATGTCCCTCAACGCTTTTCAGGATCTAATCGCATCCCTATTTTGATGATCGGCGCGCTCCTAGGACGAACGGATCAAGATATTATCGTTCCCACTGTTGGCGGTTGCGCAATCGGAAGCCGCACTGTCGATTTCCACATCGATGCTCTACGCAAATTGGGAGCCTCCATTGAATACCGAGAGATGAAAAGAGAGGGCGCCTATTTTGCACATGCTCACAATGGACTGAAAGGAACAATCATTCACCTTCCCTATCCTTCCATAGGGGCTACTGAAAATACCATTTTGGCTTCTGTAACTGCGCGTGGAATGACTGTGATTAAAAATGCAGCAACAGAACCTGAAATTATCGAACTCATTTTATTCCTCCAAAAGCTTGGAGCCAACATTTTTTACGATGTGGACCGTACGATTTGCATTCAAGGAACACGTCGTTTTTACGAAGTTGAACACACTGTTATTCCTGACCGCATTGAAGCGGCTTCATGGGGTATGGCTGCCATTGCTTCTAAAGGAAAAGTTTTCGTAGAAGGCGCTCAACACTACAATATGATCACTTTTTTAAACAAAATTCGTGAAGTAGGTGGTGGTTTTGACATTAAAAGCAATGGCATCGAATTTTTCTATGATGGGCCTTTACAGGGCGGCCTTCATCTTGAGACAGATGTCCATCCAGGTTTTATGACGGATTGGCAGCAGCCTTTTGTCGTTCTTTTAACTCAAGCATCTGGTTCCTCCGTTATCCATGAAACGGTTTATGAAAATCGTTTTGGTTACACAGAAGTTTTAGGAAGTATGGGAGCGGATATCACCTTATTTAGACAATGTCTCGGGGGAAAAGAATGCCGATTCAATGCACAAAGTTTCTGCCACAGTATTATCGTAAAAGGAGCGACTCCTTTGACAGGTAAGGAAATTAAAATTCCTGACCTTCGCGCAGGCTTTGCCTATGTCATGGCAGCACTGCTTGGATCTGGCGAAAGTACAATTTCAGGCTTACACTTTTTAGATCGCGGCTATGAAAACCTCGCAGGAAAACTGCAAAACCTTGGAGCTGAAGCCTCTAGAATCAAGTTAGAGAAGAATTCTTCTCCTACATTTGAAGAGATTCAAAAACCAAGTATTCCAATGGTCGCAGAAGCACAGCTTGCTTAAAACCAAAGCTATCCTTTTCTCTTAAGTTTCGTTTGATTGTTTGAGCGAAATCTGCTTGAAAAAAGGAGAGTGAAACAGGATAATGAGCTCTAAAAGAGACTTATTTCATAGACCATCTCTTTTGAATTTTAAATCGGAGACCACAATGCCTAAAAATGATCAAGACCAAGATTCCATTCCGACCCCTAAAACGGAAGAAAAAATCGATCGTGCGCTTCTCGAAGCTAGACGCATTTTTCTAAGCGATGCCGTTGATAGCAATACAGCCGCAGATATCATTAAAAAATTGTGGTATCTCGAATTGACTGCCCCAGGAAAACCTATCCTTTTTGTGATTAATAGTCCTGGAGGTTCCGTTGACTCAGGTTTTGCAATTTGGGACCAAATCAAAATGATTTCTTCTCCTGTTACGACTCTTGTAACCGGATTAGCCGCCTCAATGGGTTCTGTTTTAAGTTTAGCTGGAGCACCCAAAAGAAGATTTGCGACTCCTAACTCTCGCTTTATGATTCACCAACCTCTAATTGGTGGTGTGATTAAAGGGCAGGCAACGGACTTAGAAATCCAAGCAAAAGAAATGTTAAAAACACGCAACACCCTCATTGAGTTATACATGCGCGAAACGGGTAAAGATTTTGCGGCTATTGAAAAAGCCATTGATCGAGATACTTGGATGTCCGCGCAAGAAGCTTATGAATTCGGCCTTCTCAGTGGAGTTGTCGAATCCTACAAAGATTTAAGCTAACTTAAATGAACTTTTCTTTTTCAAAATACAGTGGCTGCGGCAACGATTTTATTTTGATTGATAATCGCGATCAACGTTTCCCTGATCGCGATGCTTCTTTCATTGAGCGTCTTTGCCTGAGGCGACATGGAATTGGAGCCGATGGCTTAATTCTTCTTGAACTCTCCCATATCGCCGATTTTCGCATGCGAATTTTTAATGCGGATGGATACGAAACAGAAATGTGTGGTAATGGCATTCGTTGCCTAGTCAAATTTGCTCAAGAAATTGGCATTCAAAAAAAACACTACACCATCCAAACCATGCACTCTCTTTTAGAGGCATTTCCCTTCGGGGATTCGATCACGATATCTATGACAGATCCAGCAGAAATTGAATGGGATACACAAATTGAAGTGGATCAAACACTACTCACCGTGCATTGGGTGGATACGGGCGTGCCACATGCTGTCATATTTGTTGATGAACTTGAAGAAGCTCGTTGGATGACACTCGCCCCTAAAATTCGCGCTCACCCTCATTTTTCTCCAAAAGGGGTCAATGTCAACTTTGCTCAAATTAAAAAAGAGGAAATTTCTTTACGTACCTATGAAAGAGGTGTCGAACAAGAAACATTGGCCTGCGGCACAGGAGCAACAGCTGCTGCGATTGCTGCCGCCAAAATACAAGGAATCTCCTCACCTGTTTCGATCAAAACACGCTCCGGAGATAATCTTGAAATTCAATTTGAAAAAACGACAAAATTCCGCAATGTACGCCTAACAGGCCCTGCCATTTGTACTTTTAAAGGGGTTTTAGCCGGATAAGCGTTGGATTTGATTTAGCATTATATCCCTTATCAGCATGCCCATAGCCATACGGTCCCACATTAGGCTTTTCGAAATGGAATAGCTTTCGACATTTGTAAAGAAAAAAAGAAAATACGCGGTGCTTCCAAAAGTTTTTTGAATAAATAGTATCACTATCTGGCGCCCATTCTGTCTGAACAAAAGTATATTGTTTGAAACGTTTAGGAGCCTCTTTCTTTTTTTTCCCGGCTTCTTGACAGCTTTGCTCAAAGGTTTTTCCAAAGAGAGGATTGTCCTTTTCATCGACGGCTAATTTAACCCGTCCAAAAAGCAAAGACTTAATTTGGGGTCCTGTGATTGCGTACTGAGGGTTCGCGACGGCCGTGATTGTCTTATTCATCGGCGGAGGGCCTCCCGTCTTTCCATTAATTGTTCCGTGATCATAGTGACTAGAACCTCTTAAATAAGCCCCTCTCCGTGCCACTCTCAAGCAGTCATACAAAGCATAGGTCTCATTTTCTTCAATCAACATATGCTCACCTTGAAAAAATAAACGCATATACTTTTCATACTCGGAATAATTCTTTGCGTGCTCCCAAAATTTAGCGCTCATTACTTTTATGCTTAAAGCATCATGTTCTGCGGCCCTTTTAATCCCTAATCGGTGCGCTGTATTGCCATAAAATTTTAGGCGGGCCTCCACTTCACTTGTCAAGCTCGAATCGTAGGAAAGCCGGGTTTTTGCCTCCTGAATCAGATCCATCGCTTTCCGCATTCTTTCTTTTTTAGCTTTCGCCATGAAAATCGAAAATAACCGTTTTGTTTTACGACCCAAATGTGTGTCGATCAAATCGAGCGCAGCGTAAGCTTGATTTTGTTGAAGAGGGGTTAAATTTTCGGGAAGGGAAGCAACCCACTCCTCTACCGCTAGACTATGTTTCTTATCTTCAACGGCAAAAAACAGTAATCGACTGGCTTGGTCGGTGAATTGATCGATGCGATTCATTTTAAAAGCTCCTTTTCGTGTCTATGTAATCATTTTAATACAAAAACATCTTACTTACAATTTGTATAAATCATCATTTATTCTGAAATCCCCCTTTTCGGTTGAATGGAACTCTTTATTTTCAGTACAATCGAGTCAAATTCAGAAATTTATGAACTCACGTTTTTCTTTAGGGAGAGTCAATGAGCAATACCAAAGTTAAGCTCCAAGCACAAAATCCTTTAATCTTACGCAGCCATCGCTTGATGGAAGCTTTTGCAAAATCGGATGATGAAAGAGATTTTTACTTAGATAGACAAGAAGGCTTCATTATTTATGTCGATCTAGATAAGCCACAAGAGGATTTGGATGCGTTTGAGGAAGAGCTTAAAAATAACCCGGAACGCTATTGCCTCATACCAAAACTGACTTTTTACGAAACAAAAAAAATTATGGAAGGTTTCGTCAACGAAAAAGTCTACGATATTGACACAAAGGAAAAACTTTTAGATATCATTCAATCTAAAGAGGCGCGTGAGCATTT
Encoded proteins:
- a CDS encoding ATP-dependent Clp protease proteolytic subunit gives rise to the protein MPKNDQDQDSIPTPKTEEKIDRALLEARRIFLSDAVDSNTAADIIKKLWYLELTAPGKPILFVINSPGGSVDSGFAIWDQIKMISSPVTTLVTGLAASMGSVLSLAGAPKRRFATPNSRFMIHQPLIGGVIKGQATDLEIQAKEMLKTRNTLIELYMRETGKDFAAIEKAIDRDTWMSAQEAYEFGLLSGVVESYKDLS
- the ispF gene encoding 2-C-methyl-D-erythritol 2,4-cyclodiphosphate synthase — encoded protein: MSKKIRTGLGQDSHRFLQPDSSKLCIIAGVIFDDTPGFNANSDGDVVYHAICNAITSLSGVLILGGIADDLCLNDGITDSEVYLKEALKTLGKQKIVHVAISLEGKKPKFKDKILQMREKIAQVMGLSVEEVGITATSGEGLTDFGCGDGVQCFAILTTEEDI
- the dapF gene encoding diaminopimelate epimerase gives rise to the protein MNFSFSKYSGCGNDFILIDNRDQRFPDRDASFIERLCLRRHGIGADGLILLELSHIADFRMRIFNADGYETEMCGNGIRCLVKFAQEIGIQKKHYTIQTMHSLLEAFPFGDSITISMTDPAEIEWDTQIEVDQTLLTVHWVDTGVPHAVIFVDELEEARWMTLAPKIRAHPHFSPKGVNVNFAQIKKEEISLRTYERGVEQETLACGTGATAAAIAAAKIQGISSPVSIKTRSGDNLEIQFEKTTKFRNVRLTGPAICTFKGVLAG
- the murA gene encoding UDP-N-acetylglucosamine 1-carboxyvinyltransferase; the encoded protein is MEILKIKGGARLNGTVKAAGAKNAMTKLLVASLLSDKKCTFYNVPNIGDVEVTVSLCQEIGMKVNWDREAGCMEVVTPELKTAYVPQRFSGSNRIPILMIGALLGRTDQDIIVPTVGGCAIGSRTVDFHIDALRKLGASIEYREMKREGAYFAHAHNGLKGTIIHLPYPSIGATENTILASVTARGMTVIKNAATEPEIIELILFLQKLGANIFYDVDRTICIQGTRRFYEVEHTVIPDRIEAASWGMAAIASKGKVFVEGAQHYNMITFLNKIREVGGGFDIKSNGIEFFYDGPLQGGLHLETDVHPGFMTDWQQPFVVLLTQASGSSVIHETVYENRFGYTEVLGSMGADITLFRQCLGGKECRFNAQSFCHSIIVKGATPLTGKEIKIPDLRAGFAYVMAALLGSGESTISGLHFLDRGYENLAGKLQNLGAEASRIKLEKNSSPTFEEIQKPSIPMVAEAQLA